Proteins encoded within one genomic window of Plasmodium cynomolgi strain B DNA, chromosome 11, whole genome shotgun sequence:
- a CDS encoding adenylosuccinate synthetase (putative): MNIFQHDIQNVSQGNVVAILGSQWGDEGKGKIIDILSKHSDITCRFNGGANAGHTISVNDKKYALHLLPCGILYENNICVLGNGMVVHVKSLINEINSIGGNIIDRLYLSDKLHILFDIHQTIDSIQENKKLKEGKQIGTTKRGIGPCYSTKVSRVGIRLGSLKNFEHFKNLYLKLIDNLMDLYDITDYNKEEELESFYSYHLLLKDRIIDVISFMNNQLNEKKKILIEGANAAMLDIDFGTYPYVTSSCTTVGGIFSGLGINHKKLNLTIGVVKSYLTRVGCGPFMTELKNEIGDYLREKGYEYGTTTKRPRRCGWLDIPMLLYVKCINSIDIINLTKLDVLSGLKEISLCVGYRSKVTGELLQKGCYPVDEDAPENYEPVYEQFEGWEEDITNCETFEELPENARKYVLAIEKYVGSPIVWIGIGANRNNTIVKK, translated from the exons ATGAACATCTTCCAGCACGACATCCAAAATGTGAGCCAGGGAAACGTGGTGGCGATCCTGGGTTCACAGTGGGGAGAtgaagggaagggaaaaatcaTCGATATCCTGTCCAAGCACTCAGACATCACGTGTAGGTTTAACGGAGGGGCCAACGCAGGGCACACAATCTCCGTGAATGATAAAAAGTATGCCTTGCATTTGTTGCCATGTGGAATTCTGTacgaaaataatatttgcgTGTTGGGGAACGGAATGGTGGTACATGTAAAGTCCctaataaatgaaataaactCCATTGGTGGAAATATAATCGATAGATTGTACCTGTCGGACAAGTTacacattttatttgatattCATCAGACCATTGACTCCATccaagaaaacaaaaaactgaaagaaggaaaacagATAGGCACTACCAAGAGAGGAATCGGCCCATGTTATTCAACCAAGGTATCCAGAGTAGGCATACGACTTggatcattaaaaaattttgagcattttaaaaacctGTACTTAAAACTGATAGATAATTTAATGGACCTTTACGACATAACGGATTACAACAAAGAGGAGGAATTGGAATCATTTTACTCGTACCACTTGTTGTTAAAGGATAGAATCATAGATGTAATTTCTTTCATGAATAATCAGCTgaatgagaagaagaaaattttgatcGAGGGAGCTAATGCCGCCATGCTAGACATAGACTTTGGTACTTATCCTTACGTAACGAGTAGCTGCACAACAGTTGGAGGTATTTTTTCAGGTCTTGGAATAAATCACAAGAAGTTAAATTTGACGATAGGAGTTGTTAAGAGTTACTTGACGAGGGTTGGCTGTGGCCCCTTTATGACAGAACTGAAGAACGAAATTGGGGATTATCTACGGGAAAAGGGTTACGAGTATGGCACCACGACTAAGCGGCCTAGAAGATGTGGATGGCTAGACATACCCATGTTACTCTACGTCAAATGCATTAACTCAATTGACATCATTAACTTGACTAAGTTGGATGTTCTTTCTGGCCTGAAGGAGATTTCCCTCTGTGTCGGTTATCGCAGCAAGGTTACAG GCGAGCTACTGCAAAAGGGGTGCTACCCTGTAGACGAGGACGCACCGGAGAACTACGAACCTGTGTATGAACAATTCGAAGGGTGGGAGGAAGACATAACCAACTGCGAAACGTTTGAAGAACTACCAGAGAATGCTCGAAAATACGTCTTGGCGatagaaaaatatgtggGCTCTCCCATCGTGTGGATTGGAATCGGAGCCAACCGGAATAACACCATTGTTAAGAAGTGA
- a CDS encoding vacuolar ATP synthase 21 kDa proteolipid subunit (putative): protein MYNSWFEIIRSISPYNWAMLGIAMALFLSIMGAAWGIFICGTSIVGASVKSPRIISKNLISIIFCEALGMYGVITAVFLQIKFSGLSKEVHAPLVLTTKTDALIMNTIRGGWALFASGLTAGLSNLVSG from the exons atgtataactCTTGGTTTGAAATCATTCGATCCATTTCGCCCTACAACTGGGCAATGCTGGGCATAGCAATGGCCCTTTTCCTATCCATCATGGGCGCAGCATG GGGAATATTCATTTGCGGGACGAGCATAGTGGGAGCCTCGGTGAAGTCCCCACGTATCATTTCGAAAAACTTGATTTCCATTATATTTTGTGAAGCACTAG GCATGTATGGAGTCATCACCGcagtttttcttcaaattaaGTTTAGCGGACTCAGCAAGGAAGTACACGCCCCACTGGTGCTAACAACCAAGACGGATGCACTGATTATGAACACCATCAGAGGGGGGTGGGCCCTGTTTGCGAGTGGTCTCACGGCAGGTTTGTCCAACCTCGTTTCTGGG
- a CDS encoding FtsJ-like methyltransferase (putative): MGKKKKVGKERIDKYYKLAKSAGYRARSAFKLIQIAQKYNIFKDANILIDLCAAPGGWLQVAYKNMKRSSTIIGVDLVPIRKIDNNVITLKCDITTSACIKQIKNIIKNEKADVILNDGAPNVGTTYSYDSFNQNVLVLNSIKIANLFLKKRGIFTTKVFRNEEYVSLIWVMEKLFGQVKHVKPRSSREISSEIYLIGLNFLSTKVDKKLFDYTYVFSEQFKQESNKVVTNNDSDNDIFTDSKKKKKNRQGYDLGDDYRVTDICNFIHSDNYVDLLIKTNKFTFDKDYLTSEDPLVRSTYTAIYKNTSTTQEILQLCKDLKVLGKSDLFHLIKWRYKVRKGIVSVGGEAQSSQTVDVEEEDSQVVAPVKEDPPIEETRTGTTKASLQEDELSGSSDADSEKDEINEFSTQMEKKNKKEQKKKEKKLKKELEKRKMNKSINPDYDENEIHFNKNMLKLLDEQSFEDHLNILSGSKNNDRLEINQENDSSSEKEDNAQINDTNESQMDRIEYLVNLDYEQQKMKEKKMNEEKTNEKLTRRKRAMDYKNEELMKIQKIMELKNEELMMKRKLHEYLSDDEETDEDDTDEDATDEDAADENAADEDAADEDAADEDAADEDVVDEGSDAAKGRLHPGKRGKDEMKNDEKNAYEEALQQNQHIHKMVDKIIRLRKDVKREEEKSNVNRFFDQKIFSTIFNEMDGELDDSGAVEEGPKGGKTRKGGLADGDEDGDMDADTVDDSGDDEKFNELDERQLPNIPLPNKLARKERNKKLREKYGNNEVKMKNTTFSIVKTDESGQGNVGTYFSNLIKDEDELAFIKCIGEKLIHKKSRMDLIDDSFNRHSYLEDEDTLPEWFVEEEKKFRRPVIPIDKSILNQYKSSINKITKMPIKKVIEAKMRNKKREIAKMKKLEAKIGKIEKDEEDPFLKHKAITNILKKNKSEKKREKSYVVCTGKGSKVSNKKNKKGGRTMVKYVDKRLKKDKKAKKRVEKKKKNISRRKYSKSRPFKFKQKI; the protein is encoded by the exons atggggaagaagaagaaagtcGGGAAGGAGAGAATTGACAAGTACTACAAACTAGCCAAGTCGGCAGGGTACAGAGCCAGATCTGCATTCAAGCTAATTCAAATAGCCCAAAAGTACAACATTTTTAAGGATGCAAATATACTAATCGATTTGTGTGCAGCACCGGGAGGATGGTTACAAGtggcatataaaaatatgaaaagaagCAGCACCATCATAGGAGTAGATTTAGTGCCCATCAGAAAAATAGATAATAATGTCATCACCTTAAAATGTGATATAACGACAAGTGCCTGCATTAAGCAgatcaaaaatataattaaaaatgaaaaggctGATGTGATCCTAAATGATGGAGCCCCCAATGTAGGAACAACCTACTCATATGACAGCTTTAATCAAAATGTCCTTGTCCTTAATAGTATCAAAATAGCCAAcctttttctaaaaaaaagaggtatCTTTACTACCAAAGTTTTCAGAAATGAAGAATACGTATCCCTAATATGGGttatggaaaaattgtttgGCCAAGTGAAACATGTAAAACCAAGAAGTAGTAGAGAAATATCCTCCGAAATTTACCTAATCggtttgaattttttaagtactaAGGTGGATAAGAAACTGTTTGATTATACCTACGTTTTTAGTGAACAGTTTAAGCAGGAATCCAATAAGGTAGTCACAAATAATGACAGCGACAACGACATTTTTACCGATTCTA aaaaaaagaagaaaaatagaCAGGGATACGACCTAGGGGATGATTATCGTGTCACAGATATATGCAACTTTATCCATAGTGATAATTATGTTGATTTACTCAtcaaaacaaataaattcaCCTTCGATAAGGACTACCTCACTTCGGAAGACCCCTTGGTTAGGAGTACTTATACTgccatttataaaaataccaGCACCACGCAAGAGATTCTGCAGCTCTGCAAGGATCTTAAGGTGCTGGGCAAGTCAGACTTATTTCACCTCATCAAATGGAGGTATAAAGTTAGGAAGGGCATCGTAAGCGTGGGAGGAGAGGCCCAATCGAGTCAAACCGTAGACGTAGAAGAGGAAGACAGTCAAGTGGTAGCCCCCGTGAAGGAAGACCCACCCATCGAGGAAACACGAACGGGCACCACGAAAGCTTCGCTGCAGGAAGATGAACTGAGTGGTTCCTCCGACGCCGACTCGGAAAAAGATGAAATAAACGAATTTTCaacccaaatggaaaaaaaaaataaaaaggaacaaaaaaaaaaggagaaaaaattgaaaaaagaactagagaaaagaaaaatgaacaaatcgATCAACCCCGATTAtgacgaaaatgaaatacattttaacaaaaatatgttaaagtTGCTGGATGAACAGTCCTTCGAGGATCACCTGAACATACTGAGTGGCAGCAAAAATAACGACAGGCTGGAGATTAACCAAGAAAATGATTCGTCCAGCGAGAAGGAGGACAATGCACAGATTAACGATACAAATGAGTCCCAAATGGACCGCATAGAATACCTTGTCAATTTGGATTATGaacagcaaaaaatgaaggagaagaaaatgaacgAAGAGAAAACCAACGAGAAATTGACCAGGCGGAAAAGAGCAATGGATTACAAGAACGAGGAGTTGATGAAAATCCAGAAAATCATGGAgttgaaaaatgaagagttgatgatgaagaggaaATTGCACGAGTATCTCAGTGATGACGAGGAGACAGACGAGGATGACACGGATGAGGATGCCACAGATGAGGATGCCGCAGATGAGAATGCCGCAGATGAGGATGCCGCAGATGAGGATGCCGCAGATGAGGATGCCGCAGATGAGGACGTGGTTGATGAGGGCAGCGACGCTGCGAAGGGACGCCTCCACCCCGGCAAACGCGGCAAAGACGAAATGAAgaacgatgaaaaaaatgcttacgAAGAGGCTCTCCAGCAAAACCAAcatatacacaaaatggtagACAAGATAATTCGCTTAAGAAAAGATgttaaaagggaagaagaaaaatctaATGTAAATCGTTTTTTTGACCAAAAGATATTTTCCACgatatttaatgaaatggATGGTGAGTTGGATGATAGTGGCGCTGTGGAGGAGGGCCCCAAAGGTGGGAAAACACGTAAAGGTGGCCTTGCGGATGGCGATGAAGATGGCGATATGGATGCTGACACGGTTGACGACTCGGGTGACGATGAAAAGTTCAACGAATTGGACGAGCGCCAATTGCCCAATATCCCACTGCCAAACAAGCTAGCCAGAAaggagagaaacaaaaaattaagagaaaaatatggaaacaACGAAGTAAAGATGAAGAACACCACCTTTTCAATTGTAAAAACAGACGAAAGTGGGCAAGGCAATGTaggtacatatttttccaacCTAATTAAAGACGAAGATGAATTGGCATTCATAAAATGCATcggagaaaaattaattcataaaaaaagcagaatggATCTGATAGACGATTCGTTCAATAGGCATTCTTATTTGGAAGATGAAGACACGCTGCCCGAATGGTttgtggaggaagaaaagaaatttagAAGGCCCGTTATCCCAATCGACAAATCCATCCTAAATCAATACAAGAGCagcattaacaaaattacgaaaatgcCAATTAAGAAGGTGATCGAAGCAAAAATGCGAaacaaaaagagagaaattgcgaaaatgaaaaaactggaggcaaaaattggaaaaattgaaaaggatgAGGAAGACCCCTTCCTTAAGCACAAGGCCATTACGAATATAttaaagaagaacaaatcaG aaaaaaaacgagaaaaatcGTACGTTGTTTGTACCGGAAAAGGTTCCAAGGTGTCgaacaagaaaaacaaaaagggaggtaGGACAATGGTTAAGTATGTCGACAAGAGGCTGAAAAAGGATAAGAAGGCGAAGAAGCGGgtagaaaagaagaaaaaaaatatatcaagaCGAAAATACTCCAAATCGAGGCCTTTCAAATTTAAGCAGAAAATTTGA
- a CDS encoding phosphoinositide phosphatase SAC1 (putative) translates to MANGSVLPAPRYYLESHGNYLSIVNVENNVRNILKISHAEDLQIVKEKQKLTSISDNSYTENENKKKFPFFGCLGIVKAEHTNFLVIVSDAEVVSYLFNRAIYRVKKISFIQLNAEEEGKDKTASYHNYQYEICCLGSNAFLTPLNSNHRKEGKKFFCNKKKKTQNHFDNLFEWSNFLFQNPTVKNTQFRNNSETYIHKLKNCTLKKDTLKTIAYFSHAFNKGPFYFSYHYNLTASLQRHYITESEREKNRGKSPPPSVIGGGPDIYPDDCKYQGTKEPIFHKLQFKEINNEYTWNWKLLHQFIPIDAFEFVVFLIHGYINSNVFHVPNGKLTLYLISRKNKNRSGVRFWCRGGNDKGDVANFVETEQILVCKDAHTTKIFSYIIVRGSIPVLWKQEPTLSLRPKIQICSDMQENAKTVNLHMQKLKNTYGKISITNLNNKQFGEKYLGQCYGACLKECSVEHNYTWFDFHSEFKKLNYQNLHTSLKTVIEDLNDFSFFSVSFPSGVRYNLEHGDEVGGEKFSSTSPTSRFPSWTSAKVDTFQKGVFRVNCVDCLDRTNVFQSFLAKYVLHMQLRTMHIKLEQENKFPFYLFKNTHDELLYRQTWIHNANAISIIYSGAGALKNDITKNGKRTIGGLLQDLFHIVQRYINNNFLDGYNNDCIHLAISENLKYQNVFNVHKGKYNQMMNVILEFIFFARFSFFLSCLICQYVLKPLNNSYAEC, encoded by the exons ATGGCTAATGGTTCTGTTCTGCCGGCCCCAAGGTACTATTTAGAATCGCATGGGAATTATTTAAGCATAGTGAACGTAGAAAATAATGTGcgaaacattttaaaaattagcCATGCTGAAGATTTACAAATAGtcaaggagaagcaaaaactTACAAGCATTAGTGACAATAGCTACACAGAaaatgagaacaaaaaaaagttccccttttttggctgCTTAGGAATAGTTAAGGCGGAACATACGAACTTCTTAGTCATAGTTTCCGATGCAGAAGTCGTTTCTTATTTGTTCAATCGAGCTATTTATAGAGtaaagaaaatttcctttATCCAGCTGAACGCTGAAGAGGAAGGTAAGGACAAGACGGCTAGCTATCACAATTACCAGTATGAAATATGCTGCCTCGGAAGCAACGcttttttaacccccttAAATAGTAACCACAGaaaggaaggcaaaaaattcttctgtaacaaaaagaaaaagactcAAAATCATTTCGACAACTTGTTCGAATGGAgcaatttccttttccagAACCCCACCGTCAAGAATACCCAATTTCGCAATAATAGCGAAACGTACATTCACAAACTTAAGAATTGCACATTGAAAAAAGATACATTAAAAACGATAGCGTATTTTTCGCATGCCTTTAATAAGGGCCCCTTTTACTTCTCCTATCACTACAATTTAACGGCGTCTCTGCAGAGGCATTACATAACTGAGTctgaaagggagaaaaacagAGGGAAATCACCACCCCCATCAGTAATAGGTGGTGGACCAGACATTTATCCGGATGACTGTAAATATCAGGGGACAAAAGAACCCATTTTCCACAAGCTACAATTCAAAGAAATTAATAACGAGTACACATGGAACTGGAAGTTGCTACACCAGTTTATTCCCATAGATGCATTCGAGTTCGTGGTGTTCCTAATTCATGGCTACATCAATTCAAATGTGTTCCATGTCCCTAATGGAAAATTAACATTGTATTTGATatcgagaaaaaataaaaacagaagTGGGGTAAGGTTTTGGTGTAGAGGCGGAAATGACAAGGGAGATGTAGCCAATTTTGTTGAAACAGAACAAATTTTAGTATGTAAAGATGCGCACACGACAAAGATTTTTAGTTACATCATTGTCAGGGGATCCATCCCTGTCCTCTGGAAACAAGAGCCAACGCTGAGTCTAAGGCCAAAAATACAAATCTGCTCAGACATGCAAGAAAATGCGAAAACGGTGAATCTACATATGCAGAAATTGAAGAACACGTATGGGAAAATCTCCATCACTAATTTGAATAATAAACAATTTGGCGAGAAGTATTTAGGGCAGTGTTATGGGGCATGTTTGAAGGAGTGCAGCGTCGAGCACAACTACACCTGGTTTGATTTCCATAGcgagtttaaaaaattaaattatcaaaatttgCACACGTCGCTGAAAACGGTGATCGAGGACTTGAacgatttttcctttttctccgtTTCGTTTCCCAGCGGGGTTAGGTACAATTTGGAGCACGGCGATGAAGTTGGCGGGGAAAAATTTTCGTCCACTTCTCCAACTTCCCGCTTCCCCTCGTGGACCTCCGCAAAAGTGGATACTTTCCAAAAGGGCGTCTTTCGAGTCAACTGCGTCGACTGCCTAGACCGAACGAACGTCTTCCAGAGCTTCCTGGCAAAGTACGTCCTACACATGCAACTGCGCACCATGCATATCAAGCTAGAGCAGGAAAACAAGTTCcccttttacctttttaagaACACGCATGACGAACTGTTGTATCGCCAAACTTGGATTCACAATGCAAACGCGATTAGCATAATATACAGCGGCGCAGGAGcgctaaaaaatgacataacgaaaaatgggaagagaACCATTGGGGGGCTGCTGCAAGACCTGTTCCACATTGTGCAGAGATACATAAATAACAATTTCCTAGACGGTTACAATAATGACTGTATTCATTTAGCCATCagtgaaaatttgaaatatcaaaatgtttttaatgTCCACAAGGGTAAGTACAACCAAATGATGAATGTAATTTTGGAGTTCATC TTCTTTGCcagattttccttttttctatCGTGCCTTATTTGCCAATACGTCTTAAAACCTTTGAACAACTCCTACGCAGAATGTTAA
- a CDS encoding hypothetical protein (putative): MKNINHRQHFWESTTVNNKSYTNPENSNTGNKESNEKGPIKGSTHHVLSKKKKNNQTASAEITTEVSSARENPCLNWRTVRGEELSGEKKKSNKKVKNETFNSRVTADKRRNNAKGDTPVPLKKSGEGEKLLEKRECLLNRESTKFHEKTDIENDASDFSNLITFDDQPTVSENIPIQNNPPHGTHRDALRRDDLEISLKNVHFDIHLDDRAGIGGIHTETVPEGCAARNGTRGGNRGGNRDGSRDRSRDGSRGSSRDSSRDGSRDGSRKTKHGPSGNGGVGKNPHNGTNTAKAHFAKLNKEEKDEKELLLEHIKRLEYQNNIFLNNLLNVYYVCMDYIKMQDEKIKKNEEIILFQNKIIKDLKASEHLEDTTVKRRIMTLLVFFLIDEAVHPFFALFV, encoded by the exons atgaaaaatataaatcaCAGACAACATTTCTGGGAAAGTACTACTGTCAATAATAAGAGCTACACCAATCCTGAAAATTCAAACACAGGGAACAAGGAATCCAACGAGAAAGGACCCATAAAAGGGAGCACCCATCACGTGCtaagcaaaaagaaaaagaataaccaAACTGCGAGTGCTGAAATTACCACAGAGGTGAGTAGCGCGAGGGAGAATCCATGTTTGAACTGGCGCACTGTTAGAGGTGAAGAGCtcagtggagaaaaaaaaaagagtaacaaaaaggtgaaaaacgAAACGTTCAATTCGAGAGTCACTGCTgacaaaagaagaaacaacgCCAAGGGAGATACACCTGTTCCACTTAAGAAAAgcggagaaggggaaaaattatTGGAGAAAAGGGAATGCCTTCTGAATAGGGAGTCAACGAAATTTCATGAAAAAACGGACATTGAAAATGACGCGAGcgatttttccaatttgatCACTTTTGATGATCAGCCAACGGTGAGTGAAAACATTCCCATCCAAAATAACCCCCCCCATGGCACACACAGGGATGCACTCAGGAGGGATGACCTGGAAATTTcgttaaaaaatgttcatttcgATATTCACTTGGATGATCGCGCGGGAATTGGAGGAATCCACACGGAGACCGTTCCTGAGGGGTGTGCTGCCCGCAATGGCACCAGGGGTGGCAACAGGGGTGGCAACAGGGATGGCAGCAGGGATAGAAGCAGAGATGGCAGCAGGGGTAGCAGCCGGGATAGCAGCAGAGATGGCAGCAGAGATGGCAGCAGGAAAACCAAACATGGTCCAAGTGGAAATGGAGGGGTTGGGAAGAACCCCCACAATGGCACTAACACCGCGAAGGCGCATTTCGCAAAATTGaacaaggaagaaaaagacgaaaagGAACTACTACTGGAGCATATAAAAAGGCTGGAGTATCAAAACAATATATTTCTCAACAATTTGTTAAATGTGTACTACGTCTGCATGGACTACATCAAAATGCAggatgagaaaataaaaaaaaatgaagaaatcaTACTTTTccagaataaaattataaaagatttAAAGGCAAGTGAACACTTGGAGGATACCACAG TTAAAAGGAGAATTATGACGCTGTTAGTTTTCTTCCTAATCGACGAAGCcgttcatcctttttttgccctatttgtgtag